The following is a genomic window from Episyrphus balteatus chromosome 1, idEpiBalt1.1, whole genome shotgun sequence.
tatcgaatgagcaaaaaaaaaattggggatgGTACAAACTGCTctgtcaaattataaatgcactggactatgcTAACTGTCCAGATTCtataacaacaaacaacaaaagattgtctttttttaagaaaattttatgaTTAGTAGTAATTAAATCTTCACTTCGGCTCAGTCTAAAATATATACGCggtgatatttttttctaaatccaaTAACTTACCCGTTTTTGaggtaaaaatattaattagtgCGCCTAAAAGGCTACTTTTTTAGACCAAGAATCCAAACGCTCCCAGCAGCAAAATGAGTAAACCAAACTCTTTTTCTCCTGAGCATTCCTCCAGTTTTTTAATGACTAACATTTTAGTGTATTTTGTTGATTATTTTATCAAGATTGCTTCATGTTCAAGTCATTTAGTTGAATTTTATCTTGtttaaatctttcaaaaacaatttatccCTACTCTGCGGTTTGTTACGATTCATGCGATCATGAAGGGCATATCATCAGCAATATATTGTTCGCATGAGTGTATAAGAATTTCCTTGAAGCGTGTATAATCATTATTAATGCAATTACAAAACATACTTCAATTACTCTTAATTAACAATTAATTGAGTGTCTTGTGCgcgaaaaaattgaattgtatctaaataagatgatgcgatgctccaaaacaaaaaaaaaaaaaccaacaaatcaTATTATTCCCTCTATAACCTAACCAACTTATATAACGAcgagtaataataataataataattgtgtgATGCCTTTGTGGATTTGATAGATGACAGCatttatgatgatgatggtggcggTAGGTATGTGAATCACACAACCAACTGACATGACAGTGAGAGAGAAGAAAGGGTTCAAATTCATATAATTATATCATGATGACGATGCAAGCATATCTCTGGTATACGTAATCATAATCTAAACCCGCATATATGGAATGTCGGGTGTCAATTATGTCAAATTGATACAAAACTTTCTTCTTCTTTGTCGGTGTGAAGAGTTTGGCATATGGTACGCGCACCAGAACAACCTAAATCATGCAACCAAATCTGTTTATAAAGGCACAACAAAGCCAGCAGTATTTGTGATGTGTTTTGATATGGGAATGTCATATCTTTATGTAGAGATATTTTTACTGTATACTTTATCAAACAGAACACAAAATACTTTGAACATAAATGTCAAGCCATCCATCCATttcaatttcatgaaaattaaataattcatATTTTGGGGTATAACAGAGGGCTATGGAGCATGCTAATTAATTTCCAGttggaaattaattaattttaatttaatatgcgCGACAATTGCCAACTCAATCATGTGACTATATTTGTGTGTACAGTGGGgcgtacatatttttaaaagaaacaaaGCCAAAAATTGCACCATTATTAAGAACCTTCAAATACGGAAAAAAAACGATTCACCACCATTTTTTTGGATGATATTAAGCAGTTTTCTGCTGAAATTTACCAAAATCGCATGCAACTTATCACATTTTGGCTACGATTTATCAATTAGATTCGAGATTTTCCAGTTTCTACACAAAATTTGCCAAAAATGCTTCCGATATTCCACGTTTTCGAATACAATTTACCATTGCAGTTGCGATTTACTAGTTTCTGCTGAAATCGGCTGCGATTTACCAAGTTTGTGGTCACGATTTGAAAGTATTAACTGAAATCTGTAAGTTTCTGcataaatttctcaaaattgcCTCCGATCTTTCAAATCTTCGTTAAATATTTCCCAGTTTAAGTTGAGATATATCTATTCAtggttttatttacaaaaatcgtCTCTAAAATCTTGTTGCAGATGACATATTAAATCAATTTCTACTAAAATATGCCCAAATTGCCAGAAAATTATCACATTTTGGGTTGAGATTTATCAGTTGAAACAAAGACTTCACTGTTTCTCATAACATTTGCCAAAATCGCCTGCGATTTACTGGGTTTTTAGTTATTGATTACCAGCTTCAGCTGATATTTCCCAGTTTCTGCCAAAATTTGGCAAAAATGCTTCCGATTTTTCATGTTTTCCGTTCCAATTTACGATTGCAATTGCGATTTATAAGTTTTtgctgaaatttcaaaaaatcgcctgcgatttaaaagtttttccttttcGATTTACTAGTTTCAGCAGAGATTTATCAACTCTGGTTAAAATTTACAATAACCGCCTATTAAACACAAAGTTTTCCATTACGATGGACAAGTTACAGCTGAAATAGATAATTTTCTAGTGAAATTTACCAAAATCGCCTTCTATTTTCAAGGCTTTGGttacgatttttaagttttagcTGAGATTTACAAAATATTGCCTGCAATTTACAAGGTTCTTCTACAATTTcctaatatttttgtttcaatttgttaTTATTAAGGTGAATAATCAAGTTTGTTcactattatttaattttgcttaaaactaaaatttaatgcCAATTTTTTCCTACATCATTATCCACTGTAATCGACTATAGCGTGCGTATTTATAGTTATTTTGTGTTCTCTGTGATATAGCAAGCAGACTAATTAAACCACGACGACGacgttttcatacaaaaagttACCATTAATGTTGACtaattgaattattattttgtattttatgaattttcagTAATGGAGGCTTTCGACCGGTCCTCGATTCTGGAGCTCAACAACGGTCCAATCAACCGCTATTTCTGCCCCATCATCATTTAGCATCGCTGAGTTCACAATTTTCCCAGCCCTTATTTCCAGGACTTAAAGGTAAGTTTTCATCgatttattttgtgtttataCTTTCCAAAATCAATTCCCCCTCCGGTTTGTTGGTGCTGTCACCGACGTCATACTCACTGCTATGGCATAAGACAGATTATTCCAAATCCAAGTTGCTGTATTTAGAGATTTGACAGCTGTCAATCATAATGCAAGTGATATACTTCGCGCATAGCCTTCTACCTTCATGTTGGGTAGATGTACCTTCAGCAAGGATatatgtattattattatttgtggttTGATTTTCCCATGGATGAGCAAGAGAGAAAGAGAAATGACAGGATAGATTCCATTCCATTACGGAATATTACATTTCATTTTATGAAAACCAGGGAAACACACCTGACACTTACCCCGGCTATGTGACAAGTTTAATACTTTATGCCCGAACATGATGGTGGTATAGCATGGTGCGGCGTGTATCTGTATAATGCTCTCTGGTAACAACTTCTGTTGttgtaattaaatttcattacgTGGAgctttatcaaattttaaaggAATTTCCCCGAAGAGTAGTTTAACTTTCAGCATCACACAGTCAGTCACACAGCCACCGGGACACTACCTCTCTATATAGCTTTTAGTGAAATTAACTTTTCATGACAGCACTCGTTCTGTCATCGCGGTGCGGGTTTTATACGAGCATTTCGATAGTACGCAGATGACTTTAATAAATGCTGCGGTCCTGCACATCAGGTGCACAGGCATCGACCTGTAACTGGAGATTTATGGGCACATTAACTGGGAGTAggttgatataaattttcatcttttttttggaaagtttcctatttttaaattcgtcaaccctttatttttgtgaaattaatacgtttttcccttattttttttatcgttacAGCCTTTCCGGGACTATGTTCATGTTGCCCGATAAAACCCCCTTCGATACCAGTATCATCATCAAATTCACCCGGCTCACCGCCAATTTCTAATCACTCTGACCCGCGTTCCAGTTCGGTTGCCGAACTGCGCCGTAAAGCCCAAGAGCATTCAGCTGCTCTTCTGCAGTCATTgcatgctgctgctgctgcaggACTAGCTTTCCCGAGGTTACACCTTCCGCCGCTGAATTTACATCATGCTCTGaataacaatataaaaaatgagGCTCAAGACATGACAGCCACTACAATGAATGGCATGACAAATAACAATAACGTAACGGATattcagcaacagcagcagcaacaacaccatcaacagcagcaacaacaacaacaacaacaaacttcaTCACATCCACTTAATCATCAATCAAATAATGCCGTTAGCGAAAATGTTGAATAGAtcgtatttatttgaaaaaaaaaacaacataaaattgTATTATAATTGTAAGatagtaaaaatttaattaataagttTATGAGTGCCATAAGGTTAATACTCGTATAAAAGCATAGTTTTTAAGTattgtaattttgtttgtacAGTTCGGAGCTTATTTGCAGTGAACATTTTATCAACCGgacataaatttaaattattttgttaataaattcgGAACAAATTGACGAAATTTCCTCTGATGTACAAAAATTTAGAACCTATTTTCTGCATTATATTTGGTGGCTAAGTTTAGACTAGATTCTAGAAGCTTCATGCAGTCCATATACTTTAAATACCTTTTTGACTGAATAAATATATACCACAAATAAAGAATACAGAttcaattgaataaaaaaacagaaatgaaaaacCTTGTTCGAAATGGTTCTAATAATAAGcttctaaaaataaatgtttttttgtattaatttggtCATTCTAATTCGTGAGAATCAGCAAGAACGAACATTTATATTTTATCTATTTTATATGAACGACGATTTCGTATAGAgagaaaaatggaatttttccaaaaacatatagaaagataggtctggttcctggtacatgacacttcttttttttgtgtgccagaTGCCagtcttattatttaataacaaGTTAGTTATAATTTAAAACTATATTGTATCTttcgtaaaattaaattaaatcctgGTCAATCGTCAGTTTGTTTCCATTGCTTTAATGATTTAAATAACcgatttcattccaaaaaaataaatttcgcttatttataaaaaaaaaataatatgtaaaatTCTTATGTAGTTTTAAGTCAtgtacaaacaaataaattaagattagaaaaaaaaaacaacaaaaaaaataagaatcaatTAAGTAAGATCGAAAATGTTAAATACCAAtatgacaacaacaaaaacaaacaatagtTACAAGAATTATGTAAAAacaattctttaaaataaataagttaaaaaagaaatgaatttaattaatttttacaattttgttcacATATTTCTTTAGATGGAAAACGATTATCATTGCCTTTGCAACCAccataaacgaaaaaaacacattcatcAGTTGCTGAATTATATGACCATGATGGGAAGTATGCTTCACAAGCTATTAGACCGTCACCGTTTTTAGAGTGCGGAATGAGACAGTCAGcttagatatttaaaaaaaaaatagtataaattaaAGTCATTTAATTGTTACGAGATTTTTCAGCTGCAATTAATGAATAACAACTCAAAATAGTCAGAAGTCAGAACAAATCCCAATGAAAACTTCATATTTgtgtaaattttataaaacgcGTTTTCGGTTGCTAGATAGTTTCCTACTtataaagaattttcttttgaagctgGATGAATAATATAaagctttaaatatttcattaaacCTGTCATCTTTTTTTCACATTGTTAGGTAccttattaaaaagaaaaaaaaaatatttataatggtgaaaatttttgatgtttccACAAAAGAATAAACAGATCTTTTAATAAATGGCTTGAAAGCTCACTTAAGTAAATTTAAACGCTTgcaattgttttattgtttcatttctgttatcagatttaAATAAGGTAAGCAAATTGTCACTAAggcaaaaaaattgtaatgaaattaattgatGGACATCATTAACAGCAGCTACTGTAAACATTTAAAagtacaaatttattttgttttttatttaaatttgtttaatgtgTGACTTAACGAAACCAGCAgccttttaatttcaaaatgtgtttttaagccTTATGTGTGAAGTATTTGAGTATTGTAGAAATTGGGTAGACACTAAGAGAGATAACAACTTTTTCTAAACATCAGTTTAGCTTGTTTTACCATCTTGTGGTATCCACCTAGTTCAATTATAAAGTGCAAGTATTGATCTGAATATAATACCTACACAAAAACTCATTAACCCTTTGGAAGTTATAATGCAGTGTTGGATTAACTTGTCTACCGCttggaaaaaaaatagcaatGAGGCTTAAAGGAAGTTCCAaaggaattttattttgattcaaattgattttatttgatcTAACAATATGTTTTTGCTCAGTGTggactgtttttcaaaatccttagagtttttttagttgtaaatGATTGtccaattttaaaaacataaaaatctatattaaaaaaaaaaacaaatcgcatggagagaaaattaaaaacccAATACCTTTTTGCtgtattatttaattataagtatttcacctttttaaaaaaaaaaaacaacattgaaatattcaaaaataaacaaaaacagctttttgattgtttagttttacaatTTTAACATAGCGGTTACCCAAACGCTTGAGCCAAAATAAATTCCAGTTTCCCCAAACTTCCAATCCCCAATATttacaaatatataaaaataccaagcTTAAACCAAATCACTTTAGTGATTTCGGTTCTAGCATAAGACAGAAACAGGCATAATCATAATGTTATGCTAttcaacacaaaacaaaatgatttaCTTTGGTCATACAAATCCATGAGAATCACAAAGAACGAATATTTtagctaaataaaaatctatgcttactatttaaagaaaaaataaaaacttactgAAGCTAACGGTAACATTAATAATCAATGTTAAATACcaatataacaacaacaaaacaaataaacaagagtttgttgtttttacaaactcttgtttatttgtttttaccgACGACCAAAAAGGAGGAtgtattcaattcgcctgtattttttttttttttatgtttgttacctcataactttggactgagtgaattttgataattcttgttgtagctggtggctgcaatgtggtcccatttcaatttcgttcagttatagccataggaactattagaaaaaccataaaacccagttttgataaatggaagtcggttttgttttttgataaaaaagattatgttctttgaaataaaacaatttaataaagTAATAAGTGTTTATcagtttttacaattttgttcacATATTTCTTTAGATGGAAAACGATTATCATTGCCTTTGCATCCAccataaacgaaaaaaacacattcaccAGATTCAGACTTGTATGACCATGATGGGAAGTATGCAGCGCAAGCTATAAGACCATCACCATTTTTAGAGTGCGGGAGTAGACAGTTAGctaacatatttaaaaaaactttaattaaaaaaaggcaaaaaattgatataattcAAAGCTCACGAGATTTTTCAGCTGCAATTAATGAATAACAACTCAACATAGCAAGAACAAATCCCAATGAAAACTTCATATTTGTGCCAATTTGATACGATGCGTTTGCTGTTAGCAGTAGCTAGTTAAATACTgagcaaaaatattatttgaaggctttaataccaactatatttaTATCAATTAGCTTAGCTTAATGGGGTAATAATTACAAAGCTTGGTTAAAGTACTTCGGGGAAATGCAAAGATGAGGTAGACATTTTCAATGTTGCAAAGAATTTATGGACCGAACTTTTAATATGGCTTGAAAGCTCATGTAAGTATATTTAAGCTCAGTTATAGGTACATTGTTTGcagttttgttatttaatttctgaatcagatttgaaaatgtaaaaaaatcacTTAGACAGAAAAATTGTAAAGGTGGAGATTATAACAGCTAACAGTAAACAATTGAAAGTAGGtagatatttgttttattttttgtttaaatatcgtttatttgttttttttttttgtgtgacttTATACAAACTAGCagcttttcaatttcaaaatgtgAGTTAGCcttatttgtaaaatttaaaaatgataaaaattaataat
Proteins encoded in this region:
- the LOC129906353 gene encoding male accessory gland serine protease inhibitor-like, with protein sequence MTADCLIPHSKNGDGLIACEAYFPSWSYNSATDECVFFVYGGCKGNDNRFPSKEICEQNCKN